The Dasypus novemcinctus isolate mDasNov1 chromosome 2, mDasNov1.1.hap2, whole genome shotgun sequence genome contains the following window.
GCCTGTATAATAGTAtaattaaaattagtttttaCTGAGTATACATTATATACTGGCACTAAACTAAGCGTTTTACATGCTTCGTCATTCAATCCTCAGAACAATCTTAAGAGGTCGGAATTCTTTCCATTTTGATGTTGAGGAATCTGAGTCTGCAAGATTAAATGACTTACCAACGAATACATAATAATGGAGTGTTTTAACGCAGATTCCCAATCCCCTATCTGAAACTCTTGGAACCAGATATTTTTCGGAATTCAGAATTGTTCTTACTTTAGAAAAGTGCAAGGGTGATATACCAAATATTAGTTCGTATCTCCAGTGGGATCTGCGCAGCACCTATTACTCACACACAATAATGTTAAGCAAAACGTATGAATAATCCCCCTACGTGAGATAACTAAAGACCATAAGTAGACTGACTTCAGTTCACATTAGAATTTACTTCAAAGTGAGTCTTATGGAACATTTTCAGTTTTCAGAGGTTTTTGAACTTTGTAGTTGTCAATGAGGAATTGTAAACCTGAACTGCCATCCTTGGAGGGAGAGAATCTGCCAAATTATGGAATTACTATTTCTGGAAGGTCATACAGCCTGCTGGCAATTAATAAAGCCACTGACTCTATTTTGTCTTTCTTCCGAAAGACCTTACTGAATTCCAAGCAGATGCTCTGTGCTATCATAAACAACAGGGTTCAGATATTTTGTTAGTAATTTTCAGTCACAGCATCCTACCAGTCTGGGTTTTTTAGTTCAGTCAGAAAGTTCATTCCTCTTTATTTGACAGACTTGTTTTGTGTCTTTTGGGCtggttttcttctattttcaagTTACATTTTCCCTACCTCCATGTCTCATGAGCAGAGTGCtttcttaaaaattcttatttctgCTATTTAAGTAGGAACTGAGAAATGGAGAAGATCATACACCTAGATAGTTAGTGGTGGTAGTGGTAGgttgttttgtgttgttattgTTTCTCAGGTGCTTTTCAGACATTTAAAAACTCCAAATACAATGAGGATTCCTGTTTGATGAGGACCTCACCTCATGTATAATGCTTGCATATTGTAGATGCAACATGGATTCTTGGGTGTGAGGGCTGAGACTGAGATAAATAAAATGGTGCTTAGGCTTTCTGTTGCTCAGGGCGAAAAGTCTTTGCAGGTTGGTGGTGCATGGGGCCAGAGATGTCCCAGTTGTGGCCTATCTCTAAGGGAGCCACATCTCATATTCCTTCCTCTGCTAGGTTGCAGAGGCCGTGTTAACATCTCAACTGAAACCAGATCaagaaaaatcaaattttattctCAAGACCCCAAAGGTAATGGCATTTGTCCCACCCGTGCCTATTTGAGTGCTTTGGAGGGCtgccctctttgtctctctcctctctccttgaTCCCTTTTAATGaccccctttcctttttttgtttaattgaaTGGGAGTTTATTTCACCCACATAACAAATCTAGGTGGTCTCAGGATTGTCTCACAGCCCAATAAAGTCAAAGCTTGGGGTTGGCAAGTCTTGAGATTTTAGATATTTCCTTCATTTGTTGCAAGATAGTTGCCAGAGCTCCAGACATCACATCCTCACTTAATGTGAATAaactggaaagaaggaagagggacAGATGGGAGAAAAGGGGAGAGGACTTTCTTTTTAGAAGAAAATCTTTCCTAGAAGGCCCCCAGCATAGTCTCCTGTTTTTATCATTCCTTGGAATAGGTCACATAGTTACCCCTAGTTGCAGTGGAGGTAATGTCCTTTTTAAACatcaaaatttttagaaaattttctttattatttttgagaTACTGCTTGGGACTCAGTCATCTGAATTTAAGAGATTTCAGCTCCAGACTTTAGATTACTGCTTTAATTTAATCTTTGCCTTAAGTGGATATTTTTTTCATCACTGTGACTGCTTTTGGTTCTCAGGGCACCAGAGATCTTAGTCCCCAGCAGATGGTTgtgagaaagaaaattcttgataCAGTTGTCAGCTGCTTCAAACGTCATGGAGCAAAGGAGTTGGATACTCCAGCATTAGAGCTGAAGGTAAAGGGAGAAGAATAACTAGAACCCCATTTTTTTTTACCTGCCCTCAGTGTCCCAAAGGACTTCTAGTCTGTGTTCTGGAGTCCTTCTTTGAACTGTGGTTCTTCTCTCTGTTTGACCCCTATAGGAAATGCTCACTGAGAAGTATGGAGAGGACTATCTACTCATCTATGATCTAAAGGATCAGGGTGGAGAGCTGTTGTCCCTTCGCTATGACCTTACTGTATCCTTCTGTGTTTTGGAGGCTGACCTATCTCTTCCAAACCCAGAGGGCATTCTTTGACAAAAAAGAGGAGAGTGACTCTGGGATCCAGTAGGTCATTTGGGGCCCTCTACTCCCTGTTTTCTTTCAGAAGACAATTTGCCAGTGTAGCCTATCCTGGCGTCTTGTTACTTTAACTTTAATGTGCATCAGAATCTCCTGGGGGAGCTAGTAGTAACATAGTTCCCCTAGCCCCCAGCTCCAGAGATTCTTAATTCTGTAGCTGGAGTGGGGCTCAGaaatttgctttttaaacaaGCATCCTGGATAATTAAGATGCAGGTGGCCTCAGTTTTACATGATCAGAAACAATGACTTAGAAGTTATAGGCAAATCCAGGTTCTAAAGCTTGACCAAGTTGAGAACTGATCTGAATCAGGTAGGGGTAATGGCCCAGACCTGAAGTTCTTGGGTCATTTCTGTTTCTACCTCTTCTTTCTGCTGAACTTTCATTTTGGCTAAGTAGGAGTCCTTCATTTGACACTATTCAATATAATGAGTGGCAAGCACTGCTAGGCCTTGGAAAATAAGATGGAAGAAGTCCTTGTTCTCATCCTAGTGGATAAGATCCAATTATTAGAGGCCCAGTCTTCCCTTTGTCTTTGTATTGGGCCTAAGTTTTGAATGCAGTATCCTTCCTCTTTAACCTCTTTATGTGAGGTCCCTTTTGCTCGGTATCTGGCCATGAATAAGGTGAAGCAGATGAAACGCTACCATGTTGGAAAGGTGTGGCGGAGGGAGACCCCAACCATAATCCAAGGCCGCTACAGGGAGTTCTGCCAGTGTGTAAGTAATCTGATGAGGGCAGCAGTGTGATAGTTCAGAGCCACATTCTGGGAACTGGCtgattagtgattttttttttcttttctttttctttgctgtaGGATTTTGATATTGCTGGTCAATATGATCCTATGATTCCTGATGCAGAATGTTTGAAAATCATGTGTGAAATCCTAAGTAGGTTGCAGCTGGGGGACTTTCTTATTAAGGTGAGGCCAGGACTGAGGATTAAGGAGTAAAATTCTTCATTTGCCCTGTTGCTGCTCTATGCTAGTCTCAAAAACATAGGTGTCCCTGGCCTTTAATCCTGCTCTAGTCCTAAAGCTCTAGGACTTCTTTAGTACAGCTGTTGCATTTCTTATATACTCTTCCTGTGAGACTTCATTCCTGTCCTTTTTATGAATCAGAAAAATAGGGATTGCCATTGTTTTGAGGGAAAGGGCATTGATAGGTACTTGGTTACTTACATTGAGTTCACAGGTCAATGACCGGCGGATTGTGGATGGGATGTTTGCTGTCTGTGGTGTTCCTGAAGGCAAATTCCGTGCCATCTGCTCTTCAATAGACAAATTAGACAAGGTAACAAAGAAGACATATTTCAGTAGACCCCATTTGGGTTTCTGCCCTGTCCTTAAATCTCTATTCTTAGAGAAAAATAAGGCAATGGGGGCTCGATGTGagctatttctgggaggaagATCAGAAGACATCCTGAAGCATGGCCTGAGTTCTGCTGTGCAGTAAGAGCTGTGGCTGGATTTCCTAATTTGCCTCTGGCTTAGCTGAAAGTAGTTGTAGCTACTCATGACACACATACTAAATGAAAGTGAGATGTCCTTTTCCAGTAGAGTAAGTGGGATCTTGGGGTTGAGCTAATGTGTGGGTATTTATGCAGAGGTCTTGGGAAGAGGTGAGACACGAGATGGTGGCAAAGAAAGGCCTGGCTTCCGAGGCAGCTGATCAAATTGGGGACTACATCCAACTTCGTGGTAAGAACTAGGGTTTTCAGAGCTATGTGGTACAACTCACAATAGGGTGAGGGAAACATGCACAATTTAAACCTATGAAACTGCTTCTTTTTGGAAATGGCACTAAGCTTCAGAGCCTGGTCTGAATTTAATTCCCTTTTTACTTATTGTAACCACTTTGTATCTTTGGGTAGCAAAGGTAGAGGCAGAAGAGGAGAGTCTGGTCATATGAGAACagtatctttcatttatttactggAGCATGTTTGGGATAATTTGGGATGAAACTTGTCTTGGTAAAAAGCACAGACCTTATTTCTTTCCACCTGTCTTCTTAGGTGGGGTATCACTGGTAGAACAACTGTTCCAGGATCCCAGACTATCCCAGAACATGCAAGTGTTAGAGGGTCTGAGGGACCTGAAGCTGCTTTTTGAATACCTGACTCTATTTGGAATCAACGAGAAGGTGAACCAAGTTGGGAGTGGGCCTCCTGCTGAACTCAAGGGCTTTCAGGGTCCTGTCTGGGACTGACTATAGCCTCATCTCCACAGATTTCCTTTGACCTAAGCTTGGCTCGTGGCCTAGACTACTATACAGGAGTGATCTATGAAGCAGTGCTGCTACAGACCCCAGCTCAGGCTGGGGAAGAGTCTCTGAGCATGGGCAGTGTGGCTGCTGGAGGACGCTATGATGGACTGGTGGGCATGTTCAACCCCAAGGGCCACAAGGTGCCATGTGTGGGGCTCAGTATTGGGGTAGAGCGTATATTCTCCATTGTGGAGCAGAGGATGAAGGTAAGCCTTAGGTAGGAGCTGGGGTTGGAGGTCTAAACACCCTCTTGTTATTGGAGATTTAGTGGGGCTGTTTTTCTGAcgattctttttgtcttttagagTTCTTGGTAtaaaggaagttttttttttaaattagttttactatcttctttctctttatcaGGCTTTTGGTGAAAAGGTACGGACCACAGAGACTCAAGTATTTGTGGCCACACCACAGAAGAACTTTCTTCAAGAACGATTGAAACTAATTGCAGAGCTGTGGGATGCTGGGATCAAGGTATGGTGGAGGTGGAATCCAAGCCATCTGGTATGTGTGGAATTCAGGTTTCAGGCCTATTTCTACCTTAATGCCTGGAGTGGAACTGAAGACCTTTTTAACCTTCACTACAGTGGCTCCTTAGGGTAGGAGGGTGAGCCACTTGTTGCTTCCTTGGAAACACTTGCTTCTAGGGTTTGTGTGCTGTGGTTACTTATAAGTCCTGTACTCTGTCTTGACCCTTTTCAGGCCGAGCTGCTGTACAAGAACAACCCTAAACTACTAACTCAGCTACGCTATTGTGAGAACATGGGCATTCCGCTGGCGGTCATCATTGGTGaacaagaactgaaggaagggGTCATAAAGCTCCGCTCAGTGGCCAGCAGGGAGGAGGTGAGTGAGGCAGACAGAAATAGAAGGGACTGAGTGTTACTATCTTTCCCAGATTCTTTAAGAAATAATTATCTTCTGACTGAAAAAATATCCCCAAGGTTAATAGAGATGGAGAAGAATGAAGACCTATCCCAAGCAACCACTGCAGCCAATGAGTATTGGCTGGGTGGCAGAAGAAGGACAGATAAAATCTGAATGTGTGTTTTGAGACTAATAACATATTAAACATAGATTCTGTGTTTGAATGAGGATCTCTTTAATCTTGAGGGCATGCATTTCCTAAGTCAGCCTTAAGTGCACACTACTCCCTACTAGGTTCCTAAGTAGTAGGAGCAGATGCAGAGTAAAATGAATCTGGAAATGGAGTGGCTGAGGAGCTGGTATCACTTTCTTGTTTGTCACATGAGGGTTCTCTTTATGTTTCAGGTGGCCATTAAACGGGACAATCTTGTGGCCGAAATTCAGAAGCGACTGTCTGAGTCTTGATCCTTGCTTGACTGCCATCTGCTGTTCTTTCTAGAAAGGGTTTCATCTATGAATGAGTTGCTGATAGACTCCATAACTGCCAGCCATAGTGGATGACaaattccttctgcctcctccatCCTTCTTGGATACAGAACTGTAGAAGGTCCTGAGGACTCCTGGATCCTATGGCTTCAAGCCACTGATGTAGGCAGCTACTTTGCGTGGGTGAACTGGCTGGGACATAAGAGACATGCTTTAGCTGCAGAAgtagatggcagatttaaaatgCCACTGAATGCCGCCAAGAGGTGCTGAGATGGTTGCTGTGAGCAAGACTTGGGAGTGATTCAACGGGCTGAGAGGATTGTGAGCCTTTGAGATCTTAGCCTTCCACTGTAGCCTCTGAACCAGTCTGGGGAATTTGTCCACAACCAGCCAATGGCCTGGTTCAGGAAGTTTTGAGGGAGGGGCAATGGATGCTTTCTCACTTAAGACCAGAGATGTGGCATCTCTCTAGCTTACCCACTGTTAATAGGACTGTGGGCTGTCTGTTTAATAATCTTGAATGTTGAACTTAATAGGTGATGTGGCAAGACTGAGGTCTGATCTTTTATGATTTTTGGGGCCAATTTCCGGTGCCACAATCACTGCCCTGACTATTCCATGCCCTGCCGTGGAGGTGGATGTTCTAGAAGTGGTTGGATaatatgttgaataaaatattaaatgtagtAGTTTGGATGATTTGTTATAAAGGTACTGGTTTGCATAGGCCTTAGAAAACACTTGTGTATACACTGGAGCATTTTAATTGTAAACTGGGATGGAGTAACTTCCCTGGGCTAATGCTTATGTATTCACTGAAGAGAGCAGCTACAGTGTCCTTTCCCTTTACCCCTCATCCCCAACACAACTTGGAGATTAAGTCTAGTCGCTAAAAAGCAACATACAGTGAGCCATCTGCCAGAGTGCTTCATCCTAAAAGTGTGGCTGAAAACTGGCCTTCCCAAGTCCAATCATATTAATTAAATTGTGTGGTGCATATCAGATGACTATAATGTTCCCCAGTTGAAAGAAACCAAAGGGTGAAATAGCATTGCTTCAAGAAAAAGAGCCAAAGTGCAAAAGAGCGCTTTCCATGCATGTGTGTTGGGAAGACTGCGGCTCTTGCAAACACTTGAGTGTAGTTTAGACCATATTCCTAGTGCATGCAGTGAACTGGGCATCTAAAGCTACTAATAACCGCTTCAGCCTTCAATGCTTAGAAACTCTTGGCCAGGCACTCAAAGTTGATTAGGCTAGATCAGAGGGCAGTGTTTCCGAACCTAAGCTTCCTCACTAGTAAAGCAGACGAGCTGAACTATTAATAAATCTATCAGCACATCGatctttgtttttaaagctgAGTCAAAAACATGTTAGTAAGCGCCCTTACTTCCGTGTTGCTTCACGTTCCCCTTGCGCTTGCGCTGTCTTCTTGGAGCTGAGGTGCGGCCAACAGGCCTGTTTAGAAGTCCTCCAATCCTTGGTTCGTTTAGAACTGGGTGCTCTAATCTTATTGGAGAGTCACCTCACTTGACGGTTCTGGGCCGCTTTTTACGGCATTTTCCGGCTTCCCATTCACTTCGCGGCGAAGATGGCGTCGGGGAGCGGGGTAGGTTTTGTGCGTGAGGAGGAGGTTTTTTTCGGTGGGGGCTTCTCTTCGCAGTATAGAGGCGGACTTATGGGACAGGCTGCCAGATAACTCCTCGCTATCCCAGGATTCGGGAGCGAGAACTCCCTCGTAAGACCTGGGCGCAGGGTCGGTGGAATCCCGGAGGTCTCCAGGGTCAGGGTCCCGGGGTTGCCACAGCCTCCTGGTGCGATCCGGAGAGCCTTCGCTCTCCGAAGGTCTCGGTGCCGCGTTGGCGGCGAGGACGCGGTTCTTTCAGTTTCTCTAGGGGTGCCTGCATGGTTCCTGACGGACCTTGAGtacttttcccctccccctacaGACAAAAAATTTGGATTTTCGCCGAAAGTGGGACAAAGATGAATACGAGAAACTCGCCGAGAAGAGGCTTacggaagagagagaaaagaaggatgGTAGGTGCTTGCAGGGCTAAGGGTATCATAGAGGCAATGCAGGCGGGTTGTTGAAATGCCCTGCCCTGCACTGTGTAACCTTTGGCAGAGCGTTGCCTCGGGGTCCCGTTTCTTCGTGTATAAAACGAAGGCAAGGAGGTGGACTGAAGTGATTTGAAGTTCTTTTCAGCTCTCTTGCCTTCTGCTTTCTTGTCATTGTTTGACTCGTTTAATGCTTTCCTGATGtacagagaaaatattaaaattcttagTAGTGATAGAGAAGCAGCTAAGTGAAGTGTTTGTGTGTTGCTGCTGTGCATTCTTGGTGTTGACGACTCCTGCCTTCCTTTGAAATTGCTTCACGGATCGGAGAACATTCCTGGCCCAATCAAGACTCTCCCATATAGTCTAAGAAAAGTAGTACTACTCACCAGGGAACTGTGTGATTGTTTCACCTAGTGCTTAATGCTGTTTCTCTATGCCTTGTACAACCTCAGGGAGTTAATGCTCCTATCCTAGAGAATCCCCCTTTACAGAAagaaatgtcttattttctcaTCTATTTTTGAACTTTTACGTCCTTCTTCCACTTTTATTTCCACATCATCTTATACAcactaatctttttttcttttctctcttttttttaacgtaacatgtTTAGCAACGGTTGGTATATAAAAGGTGCCTCATAAATGTTAATTCCATTCCTCAttctttcccccttttaaaaTTTGACCCATCTCTCAGAAAGTTGCTTTCTGTGTTCTACATAGGATATCTGTTTGAAAGCATTACTCAGTgtccttgttcttctttttaaaaggttGCTTCTTGTACAAATTCAGAAATCTTCCCTTAGTTCACTTAatcaatgaataaaaaatatattgctttTTAAACTTGCTGGCTTTAAGGTAGAGAAAAGCTATAGAGAATTGGTAATTGCCTATCATTTATTCCTGTGTTTAGATTCTCCCTAGCTACTGTGTCAAGTGTCCATTGTGTCCCTTGCTTCaggaattaaaacaaacaaacaaaaaaggactctgaaatttgcatttcatgcatttcttttcctttctgattgAGGAACTGTAATACTGAAAGGACTACCTTTTCCATTATGTTTCAGGAAAGCCAGTGCAACCAGTCAAGCGGGAGCTTCTGCGGCACAGGGACTACAAAGTGGACCTGGAATCCAAGCTTGGGAAGACAATTGTCATTACCAAGACCACCCCACAATCTGAGATGGGAGGGTAAGtggcttttcatctttttctgaAGCCAAGAGTGGGTCTGATAAACTATTTATGCTGATTTTAGGAAGTGCTGAGGAAGGTCCCTGGCCCCAGGTAACAACCTTATCTGTAGTTCTgtcttctatttgttttttaaaataaaaagttcctCAAAGTTTCAAGTTAGTATGATAGTATTTCTAGGAAGGGTCACTCCATAAGTTTCTGCATATTAACACTAACTACTTAATGTTTTAAAAGGGATTATTTGTTCTCCTGCCAGacttaaaaatgaaggaaaggactACTGGAGAGATCTCTAGGGAGAAATTAGGTGGAACTAGAATGGAGCCCAGGAGCTGCTGATGCTAAAGATTCCTAGTGGGCTTCAAAGGTTGTCATTTTTATGGATTGCCTTTTCCCCAGACAAA
Protein-coding sequences here:
- the LOC101429194 gene encoding histidine--tRNA ligase, mitochondrial isoform X2, translating into MPQLRLLPRGAWAALVSQLLRPPRTACTGVVLCHSQVAEAVLTSQLKPDQEKSNFILKTPKGTRDLSPQQMVVRKKILDTVVSCFKRHGAKELDTPALELKEMLTEKYGEDYLLIYDLKDQGGELLSLRYDLTVPFARYLAMNKVKQMKRYHVGKVWRRETPTIIQGRYREFCQCDFDIAGQYDPMIPDAECLKIMCEILSRLQLGDFLIKVNDRRIVDGMFAVCGVPEGKFRAICSSIDKLDKRSWEEVRHEMVAKKGLASEAADQIGDYIQLRGGVSLVEQLFQDPRLSQNMQVLEGLRDLKLLFEYLTLFGINEKISFDLSLARGLDYYTGVIYEAVLLQTPAQAGEESLSMGSVAAGGRYDGLVGMFNPKGHKVPCVGLSIGVERIFSIVEQRMKAFGEKVRTTETQVFVATPQKNFLQERLKLIAELWDAGIKAELLYKNNPKLLTQLRYCENMGIPLAVIIGEQELKEGVIKLRSVASREEVAIKRDNLVAEIQKRLSES
- the LOC101429194 gene encoding histidine--tRNA ligase, mitochondrial isoform X1, producing MPQLRLLPRGAWAALVSQLLRPPRTACTGVVLCHSQVAEAVLTSQLKPDQEKSNFILKTPKGTRDLSPQQMVVRKKILDTVVSCFKRHGAKELDTPALELKEMLTEKYGEDYLLIYDLKDQGGELLSLRYDLTYPSSLTSLCEVPFARYLAMNKVKQMKRYHVGKVWRRETPTIIQGRYREFCQCDFDIAGQYDPMIPDAECLKIMCEILSRLQLGDFLIKVNDRRIVDGMFAVCGVPEGKFRAICSSIDKLDKRSWEEVRHEMVAKKGLASEAADQIGDYIQLRGGVSLVEQLFQDPRLSQNMQVLEGLRDLKLLFEYLTLFGINEKISFDLSLARGLDYYTGVIYEAVLLQTPAQAGEESLSMGSVAAGGRYDGLVGMFNPKGHKVPCVGLSIGVERIFSIVEQRMKAFGEKVRTTETQVFVATPQKNFLQERLKLIAELWDAGIKAELLYKNNPKLLTQLRYCENMGIPLAVIIGEQELKEGVIKLRSVASREEVAIKRDNLVAEIQKRLSES